In one window of Rhizobium sp. ACO-34A DNA:
- a CDS encoding oligoendopeptidase F, translating into MPRDFTPARAPAETQSTLTESRKLGELPVWRLEDLYPSKTSDAFVGDLEKAARDALAFETKWKGNLANALNATGSDGLAVALTQMDALEDLLGRVASYAGLTYYSDMTNVENGKFFGDVQAKLTDISSRLLFFALELNRIEDEAVDAAMDRDPALAHYRPWLVDLRKDKPFQLDDRIEQLFLEKSMTGAAAFNRLFDETLASLRFKVGDKEQTLEPTLTMLQDADPGVRKSAAEALSQTFRDNIRIFVLVTNTLAKDKEISDRWRGFEDIADARHLSNRVEREVVDALAAAVREAYPRLSHRYYAMKAKWFGMDQMNYWDRNAPLKETPDRLIPWTEAKETVLSAYGSFAPEMAEIASRFFDGDWIDAPARPGKAPGAFAHPTVPSAHPYVLLNYLGKPRDVMTLAHELGHGVHQVLAGAQGALMCQTPLTLAETASVFGEMLTFRALLDRTTDKRERKAMLAQKVEDMINTVVRQIAFYEFERKVHTARKEGELTAEKIGELWLSVQSESLGPAIKISEGYESWWAYIPHFIHSPFYVYAYAFGDCLVNSLYAVYRQADQGFQQKYFELLKAGGTKHHSELLAPFGLDATDPSFWAKGLSMIEGLIDELEALDKAS; encoded by the coding sequence ATGCCGAGAGACTTCACCCCCGCACGCGCACCGGCAGAAACCCAGTCGACGCTCACGGAATCCCGAAAGCTCGGTGAGCTTCCGGTCTGGCGGCTGGAAGACCTCTATCCGTCGAAGACCTCGGATGCTTTCGTGGGCGACCTGGAAAAAGCCGCCAGAGATGCGCTGGCTTTCGAAACGAAGTGGAAGGGCAATCTCGCAAATGCCCTGAATGCCACGGGCAGCGACGGCCTTGCCGTCGCCCTCACGCAGATGGATGCGCTGGAAGACCTGCTCGGCCGCGTCGCCTCCTATGCCGGCCTTACCTATTATTCCGACATGACCAATGTCGAGAACGGCAAGTTCTTCGGCGACGTCCAGGCGAAGCTCACCGACATCTCCTCCCGCCTGCTTTTCTTCGCGCTGGAACTCAACCGCATCGAAGACGAGGCGGTCGATGCCGCCATGGATCGCGATCCGGCGCTTGCCCACTATCGTCCGTGGCTTGTCGACCTGCGCAAGGACAAGCCCTTCCAGCTCGATGACCGCATCGAACAGCTCTTCCTCGAAAAGTCGATGACCGGGGCGGCGGCCTTCAACCGCCTGTTCGATGAAACGCTCGCCTCGCTGCGCTTCAAGGTCGGTGACAAGGAACAGACGCTCGAACCGACGCTGACCATGCTGCAGGACGCTGATCCCGGGGTCCGCAAAAGCGCGGCCGAAGCCCTGTCGCAGACCTTCCGCGACAATATCCGCATCTTCGTGCTCGTCACCAACACGCTGGCCAAGGACAAGGAAATCTCCGACCGCTGGCGCGGCTTCGAGGACATCGCCGATGCCCGCCATCTTTCGAACCGCGTCGAGCGCGAAGTGGTGGATGCGCTGGCAGCCGCCGTGCGCGAAGCCTATCCCCGTCTCTCCCATCGCTACTATGCGATGAAGGCGAAGTGGTTCGGCATGGACCAGATGAATTACTGGGACCGCAACGCGCCGCTGAAGGAAACCCCTGACAGACTGATTCCCTGGACGGAGGCGAAGGAAACCGTGCTTTCCGCCTATGGTAGCTTCGCGCCCGAGATGGCCGAGATCGCCTCCCGCTTCTTCGACGGCGACTGGATCGATGCGCCGGCACGTCCCGGAAAGGCGCCCGGTGCCTTCGCCCATCCGACGGTTCCCTCCGCCCACCCTTACGTGCTGCTCAACTATCTCGGCAAGCCGCGCGACGTGATGACGCTCGCCCATGAACTCGGCCACGGCGTTCATCAGGTGCTGGCCGGAGCGCAGGGCGCGCTGATGTGCCAGACGCCGCTGACGCTTGCGGAGACTGCCTCCGTTTTCGGTGAAATGCTGACCTTCCGGGCGCTGCTCGACCGCACCACCGACAAGCGCGAACGCAAGGCCATGCTCGCCCAGAAGGTCGAGGACATGATCAATACGGTCGTGCGCCAGATCGCCTTCTACGAATTCGAGCGCAAGGTGCATACCGCCCGCAAGGAAGGCGAACTGACGGCCGAGAAGATCGGCGAGCTGTGGCTCTCCGTCCAGTCGGAGAGCCTCGGGCCGGCGATCAAGATCTCCGAGGGATACGAGAGCTGGTGGGCCTATATCCCCCACTTCATCCACTCGCCCTTCTACGTCTATGCCTATGCCTTCGGTGATTGCCTGGTGAACTCTCTCTATGCCGTCTACCGGCAGGCGGACCAGGGTTTCCAGCAGAAGTATTTCGAGCTTCTGAAGGCCGGCGGCACCAAGCATCACTCCGAACTTCTCGCACCTTTCGGCCTCGATGCCACCGACCCGTCGTTCTGGGCCAAGGGCCTGTCGATGATAGAAGGGCTGATCGACGAGCTGGAGGCGCTTGATAAGGCGTCCTGA
- a CDS encoding aminodeoxychorismate synthase, component I has translation MADHSAYALFRDDRRGTSLLFAEPCEIVTARKAEDVLPAFARLEEARRAGRWLAGYASYEAGYVFEEKLRPLVVDDRETPLLSIGIFDAPAGADNPLASAPEERAAAPFLTDPRAAWDFETYRERFEKLHGHIRRGDCYQANLTMPVTAGWSGSARAAFWSLVDRQPVHYGALIDFGGPVILSRSPELFFSVDDNGWIETHPMKGTAPRGRSPEEDEAIVAAMLADEKTQAENRMIVDLLRNDISVISEVGTLSVPKLFDIETYPTVHQMVSHVRAKLLPDIGLPEIFRALFPCGSITGAPKMWAMRILHELEAGPRDVYCGAIGYCDPAGPMRFSVAIRTLALFNDHRAVFNVGGGIVFDSKAEAEYEECLLKARFAVGDQWISR, from the coding sequence ATGGCTGACCATTCCGCCTATGCGCTGTTCCGCGACGACCGTCGCGGAACAAGCCTGCTGTTCGCCGAACCGTGCGAGATCGTCACCGCGCGGAAAGCCGAAGACGTGTTGCCCGCCTTTGCCAGACTGGAAGAAGCGCGCCGGGCTGGCAGATGGCTCGCCGGCTACGCCTCCTATGAGGCTGGCTACGTCTTCGAGGAAAAGCTCCGTCCGCTGGTCGTCGACGACAGGGAAACCCCGCTTCTTTCAATCGGCATCTTCGATGCCCCGGCCGGTGCCGACAATCCACTCGCATCCGCGCCGGAAGAGCGGGCAGCCGCCCCCTTCCTGACCGATCCCCGCGCCGCCTGGGATTTCGAAACCTATCGCGAGCGCTTCGAGAAGCTGCACGGGCATATCCGTCGGGGCGACTGTTATCAGGCAAATCTCACCATGCCGGTGACGGCAGGCTGGTCCGGCAGTGCCCGCGCCGCCTTCTGGTCGCTCGTTGACCGCCAGCCGGTCCACTATGGCGCGCTCATTGATTTCGGTGGCCCGGTCATCCTCTCGCGCTCCCCCGAGCTTTTCTTCTCGGTCGATGACAACGGCTGGATCGAGACCCATCCGATGAAGGGCACCGCCCCGCGTGGCAGATCGCCGGAAGAGGACGAGGCGATCGTCGCCGCCATGCTCGCCGACGAGAAGACGCAGGCCGAGAACCGGATGATCGTCGATCTGCTTCGCAACGACATCTCTGTCATCAGCGAGGTCGGCACGCTGTCGGTGCCGAAACTCTTCGACATCGAGACATACCCGACCGTGCACCAAATGGTCAGCCATGTCAGGGCGAAGCTCCTGCCCGACATCGGTCTGCCCGAGATCTTTCGTGCCCTCTTTCCCTGCGGATCGATCACCGGCGCCCCTAAAATGTGGGCAATGCGCATTCTTCACGAGCTGGAAGCGGGTCCGCGGGACGTCTATTGCGGCGCCATCGGCTATTGCGATCCGGCGGGTCCGATGCGTTTTTCGGTGGCCATCCGCACTCTGGCACTTTTCAACGACCACCGCGCCGTCTTCAATGTCGGCGGCGGCATCGTTTTCGATTCGAAAGCCGAGGCCGAATATGAGGAATGCCTGCTCAAGGCACGCTTTGCGGTAGGGGACCAATGGATTTCTCGCTGA
- a CDS encoding multifunctional 2',3'-cyclic-nucleotide 2'-phosphodiesterase/5'-nucleotidase/3'-nucleotidase — protein sequence MLRHLRFGLLSASALAISATGAFADFELNILHINDFHSRIEAINKFDSTCSAEEAGKNECFGGIARVKTAIDNRRAELAGKNILTLDAGDQFQGSLFYTTYKSAPIADFMNGIGFDAMEIGNHEFDDGPEELARFIEALKFPMISGNTLAGLDSPVADKFKPYIIKEFGSEKVAVIGVLATDTDETSSPGDSILFAEPIGYLKEAVKEIEAQGVNKIVLLSHVGYTVDQRIAAAVDGIDVIVGGHSHTLLSSTDEKAVGPYPTLVKNPSGKDVPIVTAYAYSKYLGDLKVVFDDAGAVKSAEGAPILLDASVTPDAAYTAKVAELAGPIEELKKKEIGETTEAIDGSREVCRAAECTMGNLVADAMVDRVKDQGITIAIQNGGGLRASIDAGTVSMGEVLTVLPFQNTLATFQLKGSDIVSALENGLSQIQDGGGRFPQVSGLKYSFDKSKEPGKRLVSVEVKEGDAFVPLEPEKLYGVATNNYMRAGGDGYKIFATGGQNAYDFGPGLETVVADFLAKNAPYKPYTDGRITEVASSAAVETPVTEPAAPAAPAATAETAAPASAAATAAATVYKVVHGDSLWKIAVATYGDGMLWKKIAEANTLKNPNIIGVGKELQLPPK from the coding sequence ATGTTGAGACACCTTCGGTTCGGCCTCTTGAGCGCATCCGCGCTCGCGATCTCGGCCACCGGCGCCTTTGCCGATTTCGAGCTGAATATCCTGCATATCAACGATTTTCATTCACGCATCGAAGCGATCAACAAGTTCGATTCCACCTGCTCCGCCGAAGAGGCAGGCAAGAATGAATGCTTCGGCGGCATCGCCCGCGTGAAGACCGCCATCGACAACCGCCGCGCCGAACTCGCCGGCAAGAACATCCTGACGCTCGACGCTGGCGACCAGTTCCAGGGCTCGCTATTCTACACCACCTACAAGAGCGCACCGATCGCCGACTTCATGAACGGCATCGGCTTCGACGCCATGGAAATCGGCAACCACGAATTCGATGACGGCCCGGAAGAACTTGCCAGGTTCATCGAAGCCCTGAAATTCCCGATGATCTCCGGCAACACGCTCGCGGGTCTCGACTCGCCGGTGGCAGACAAATTCAAGCCCTATATCATCAAGGAATTCGGCTCCGAAAAGGTCGCGGTGATCGGCGTTCTCGCCACAGATACGGACGAGACCTCCTCCCCCGGCGACAGCATCCTCTTCGCCGAACCGATCGGCTATCTGAAGGAAGCCGTGAAGGAGATCGAGGCACAGGGCGTCAACAAGATCGTGCTGCTCTCTCACGTCGGCTACACGGTGGACCAGCGCATCGCCGCAGCGGTTGACGGTATCGACGTCATCGTCGGCGGCCACAGCCACACCCTGCTCTCCAGCACCGATGAGAAAGCCGTCGGTCCCTATCCGACGCTGGTCAAGAACCCATCCGGCAAGGATGTTCCGATCGTCACGGCCTATGCCTATTCGAAATATCTCGGCGACCTGAAGGTCGTCTTCGATGACGCGGGCGCGGTGAAATCCGCGGAAGGCGCTCCCATCCTGCTCGACGCATCCGTCACTCCGGACGCCGCGTACACCGCGAAGGTCGCCGAACTCGCGGGACCGATCGAAGAACTGAAGAAGAAGGAAATCGGCGAGACGACCGAGGCCATCGACGGTTCCCGCGAAGTCTGCCGCGCCGCGGAATGCACCATGGGCAACCTCGTGGCCGACGCCATGGTCGACCGCGTCAAGGATCAGGGCATCACCATCGCCATCCAGAACGGCGGCGGTCTGCGCGCATCGATCGATGCCGGCACCGTCTCCATGGGCGAAGTGCTGACAGTTCTTCCCTTCCAGAACACGCTCGCCACCTTCCAGCTCAAGGGTTCCGATATCGTCTCGGCGCTCGAAAACGGCCTGAGCCAGATTCAGGACGGCGGCGGCCGCTTCCCGCAGGTCTCGGGCCTCAAGTACTCGTTCGACAAGTCGAAGGAGCCCGGCAAGCGTCTGGTGTCCGTCGAGGTGAAGGAAGGCGATGCCTTCGTGCCGCTCGAACCGGAAAAGCTCTACGGCGTCGCGACCAACAATTACATGCGCGCCGGCGGCGACGGCTACAAGATCTTCGCGACCGGCGGCCAGAACGCCTATGACTTCGGTCCGGGCCTCGAAACGGTGGTCGCCGACTTCCTTGCCAAGAACGCGCCCTACAAGCCCTATACCGACGGCCGCATCACCGAAGTCGCGTCTTCGGCGGCTGTCGAGACGCCCGTCACCGAACCTGCTGCTCCCGCAGCGCCGGCAGCAACCGCGGAAACCGCCGCTCCGGCTTCGGCCGCGGCAACCGCCGCAGCCACCGTCTACAAGGTCGTTCATGGCGA
- a CDS encoding sigma-54-dependent Fis family transcriptional regulator, with the protein MTLRVHDAPDETQNDSGSHTLNAHILVIDEDPAQRRSLKAGIEAQGHVVHIAESDHEGLNIFRKHRDEINVILVDVSDPSRAGAGFINALGDLHHVAPVIVQTAEGSMQFAIEAMRVGAFEFLVKPCSTERVLGAIESALKYGRYGSEGRPVRRARSGAVGFSDIIAASAAMSRAVELGRRASQSMIPIMLEGEAGVGKEMLARAIHGASERSGRSFVSFNCAVIPHGLMEAQLFGTEGVSHAGSGERHAGKFAEADGGTLFIEEISELPQHLQVKLLGAVQSGEIESAGGRKPRKVNVRLILATNKDLIEEVKSGRFREDLYYRLNVFPITIPALRRRREDIPHLVRSFIERFSSEQRLAKPLSIDAATLAMLTSFDWPGNVRQLENAVFRAVVLFDGGVLTEPSFPQVLAQVSEGHESGLATVMQRAPLEERTVAAAVASAHAVAEEIVARRNEAATSAAAAAAVQPDNVIVSTDEAGNVRKLADVEEELIRFALKFYRGQMSQVARKLGIGRSTLYRKLKDYGIDPDDPQKHAA; encoded by the coding sequence ATGACACTTCGGGTGCATGACGCACCAGATGAAACTCAGAATGATTCCGGGAGCCATACATTGAACGCGCATATCCTCGTTATCGATGAAGATCCGGCGCAGCGCCGCTCACTCAAGGCCGGGATCGAGGCGCAAGGCCATGTGGTTCACATCGCCGAAAGCGACCACGAAGGGCTGAACATCTTTCGCAAGCATCGCGACGAGATCAACGTCATCCTCGTGGATGTCAGCGATCCTTCCCGCGCCGGTGCCGGTTTCATCAACGCGCTTGGTGACCTGCATCATGTCGCGCCCGTCATCGTACAGACGGCCGAAGGGTCGATGCAGTTCGCAATCGAGGCGATGCGTGTCGGCGCGTTCGAATTCCTTGTGAAGCCCTGCTCGACCGAGCGGGTCCTGGGCGCCATCGAAAGCGCCCTGAAATATGGTCGCTATGGTTCCGAGGGACGTCCGGTCCGCCGCGCTCGCTCGGGTGCCGTCGGTTTCAGCGATATCATTGCGGCAAGTGCTGCCATGTCGCGGGCGGTCGAACTCGGACGCCGGGCCAGCCAGTCGATGATTCCGATCATGCTGGAAGGCGAGGCGGGCGTCGGCAAGGAAATGCTCGCACGCGCCATCCATGGCGCCAGCGAGCGTTCGGGCCGAAGCTTCGTCTCCTTCAATTGTGCCGTTATTCCCCATGGGCTGATGGAGGCGCAGTTGTTCGGCACGGAGGGCGTTTCGCACGCCGGTTCCGGTGAGCGCCATGCCGGCAAATTTGCCGAGGCCGATGGCGGCACGCTGTTCATCGAGGAAATCAGCGAATTGCCGCAGCATCTGCAGGTCAAGCTGCTCGGCGCGGTACAATCCGGCGAAATCGAATCCGCAGGCGGGCGCAAGCCGCGCAAGGTCAACGTCCGGCTGATCCTCGCGACCAACAAGGACCTGATCGAGGAGGTCAAGTCCGGCCGTTTCCGCGAGGATCTCTATTATCGGCTGAACGTCTTTCCGATCACCATCCCGGCGCTGCGTCGTCGCAGGGAGGATATCCCGCATCTCGTGCGGTCATTCATCGAGCGTTTCTCGTCCGAGCAGCGTCTGGCGAAGCCGCTTTCGATCGACGCCGCCACTCTGGCCATGCTGACAAGCTTCGACTGGCCGGGCAATGTCCGGCAGCTTGAGAATGCCGTGTTCCGCGCCGTCGTGCTTTTCGACGGAGGCGTGCTCACCGAGCCGTCCTTCCCGCAGGTTCTCGCTCAGGTTTCGGAAGGGCACGAAAGCGGCCTTGCCACGGTCATGCAGCGTGCGCCGCTTGAAGAGCGGACTGTCGCTGCGGCCGTTGCTTCGGCTCATGCTGTTGCCGAGGAGATCGTTGCGAGAAGAAACGAAGCGGCGACATCCGCAGCCGCGGCAGCTGCGGTTCAACCCGACAACGTTATCGTCAGTACGGATGAGGCGGGTAACGTCCGCAAGCTTGCGGATGTGGAAGAGGAACTGATTCGTTTTGCGCTGAAATTCTACCGCGGACAGATGAGCCAGGTGGCGCGCAAGCTCGGGATCGGTCGATCGACACTTTATCGCAAGCTCAAGGATTATGGCATTGATCCTGACGATCCGCAAAAACACGCCGCCTGA
- a CDS encoding N-formylglutamate amidohydrolase: MQDFNPFEIISGHYDRALVLLGDHATNRVPEKYGRLGLPESAFSRHIAYDIGIEALTRRLAAMLGVPAVMSCFSRLLIDPNRGEDDPTLIMKISDGAIIPGNHPITEEEWNERIATYHRPYHEAVSHTIAEVAKASGKAPLVLSLHSYTPFWKQVPRPWHAAVLWDNDSRAAGQLIDRLRQPGDILVGDNEPYDGALRGDTMYRHCMMTGMPHALLEVRQDLIGSEEGVEAWTTRLAPIFEALNADPALHAYEVHVSRTGPYPA, translated from the coding sequence ATGCAAGACTTCAATCCGTTTGAAATCATATCCGGCCATTATGACAGGGCTTTGGTTCTGCTCGGCGACCACGCGACAAACCGCGTACCGGAAAAGTATGGCCGGCTCGGCCTTCCGGAATCCGCCTTCTCCCGACACATCGCTTACGACATCGGCATCGAGGCGCTGACGCGCCGGCTGGCCGCCATGCTCGGCGTGCCCGCGGTGATGAGCTGTTTTTCCCGCCTGCTGATCGACCCGAACCGCGGCGAGGACGATCCGACCCTCATCATGAAGATCTCGGACGGCGCGATCATCCCGGGCAATCATCCGATCACCGAAGAGGAATGGAACGAACGCATCGCCACCTATCACCGCCCCTATCACGAGGCAGTGAGCCACACGATCGCGGAAGTGGCGAAAGCATCCGGCAAGGCGCCGCTGGTGCTGTCGCTCCATTCCTACACGCCGTTCTGGAAACAAGTCCCCCGCCCCTGGCACGCCGCCGTCCTATGGGACAACGACAGCCGCGCCGCCGGGCAGTTGATCGACAGGCTCCGCCAGCCGGGCGACATACTGGTCGGCGACAACGAACCCTATGACGGTGCGCTCAGAGGCGATACCATGTACCGGCATTGCATGATGACCGGCATGCCTCACGCGCTTCTGGAGGTCCGGCAGGATCTGATCGGCAGCGAGGAAGGTGTTGAAGCCTGGACCACCCGTCTTGCGCCGATCTTCGAGGCACTCAATGCAGACCCCGCGCTGCATGCCTATGAGGTCCATGTATCCCGTACCGGTCCCTACCCCGCCTGA
- a CDS encoding GTP cyclohydrolase has protein sequence MFILSLTYRKSNEEADRYMEPHMAWVKEGYDSGMFLASGRKVPRTGGVVLAVGDRSAIEAYVAADPFTIEGVAAYEVIEVAVTRTAEGLEGLRG, from the coding sequence ATGTTCATTCTCTCCCTCACCTACAGGAAGTCGAACGAGGAAGCCGACCGCTATATGGAACCGCATATGGCCTGGGTGAAGGAAGGCTATGACAGCGGCATGTTCCTCGCCTCCGGCCGCAAGGTTCCCCGCACCGGCGGCGTCGTGCTTGCTGTCGGAGACCGGTCAGCAATCGAGGCATACGTCGCGGCCGATCCCTTCACCATCGAGGGCGTGGCGGCTTATGAGGTAATCGAAGTGGCTGTAACGAGGACGGCGGAGGGGCTCGAAGGGTTAAGAGGATGA
- a CDS encoding homospermidine synthase, with protein MTTEAYPVYGEITGPIVMIGFGSIGRGTLPLIERHFKFDKSRMVVIDPRNDEAELLAKHGVKHIQAHVTKDNYKELLKPLLTAGEGQGFCVNLSVDTGSVDLMKLCRKLDVLYIDTVVEPWLGFYFDKNMKNADRTNYALRETARAEKRKNPGGTTAVSTCGANPGMVSWFVKQALVNVAHELGVKFDEPSADDREGWAKLMKKVGVKGIHIAERDTQLTKNPKPLNVFWNTWSVEGFISEGLQPAELGWGTHENWMPKNAKKHKKGCKAAIYLEQPGANTRVRTWCPTPGPQYGFLVTHNESISIADYFTVEKDGEVSYRPTCHYAYHPANDAVLSLHEMFGNGGTAQPVLHVLDEDELVEGLDELGVLLYGHDKNAYWYGSRLSLEETRRIAPYQNATGLQVTSAVLAGMVWALENPKAGIVEADEMDYKRCLEVQSPYLGPVEGHYTDWTPLDGRPGLFPEDIDEKDPWQFKNILVR; from the coding sequence ATGACCACAGAAGCCTATCCGGTTTACGGTGAGATCACCGGCCCGATCGTCATGATCGGCTTCGGCTCGATCGGCCGCGGAACACTGCCCCTGATCGAACGCCACTTCAAGTTCGACAAGAGCCGGATGGTGGTCATCGATCCCCGCAACGACGAGGCCGAACTGCTGGCCAAGCATGGCGTCAAGCACATTCAGGCCCATGTCACCAAGGACAACTACAAGGAGCTGCTGAAGCCCCTGCTCACCGCAGGCGAAGGCCAGGGCTTCTGCGTCAACCTCTCCGTCGATACCGGTTCGGTAGACCTGATGAAGCTCTGCCGCAAGCTCGACGTGCTCTACATCGACACCGTCGTTGAACCCTGGCTCGGTTTCTACTTCGACAAGAACATGAAGAACGCCGACCGCACCAACTATGCGCTGCGCGAAACGGCCCGCGCCGAGAAGCGCAAGAACCCGGGCGGCACCACCGCCGTTTCCACCTGCGGCGCAAACCCCGGCATGGTTTCCTGGTTCGTCAAGCAGGCGCTGGTCAACGTCGCGCATGAACTCGGCGTGAAGTTCGATGAACCCTCCGCCGACGATCGCGAAGGCTGGGCCAAGCTGATGAAGAAGGTCGGCGTGAAGGGCATCCACATCGCCGAACGCGACACCCAGCTCACCAAGAATCCGAAGCCGCTCAACGTCTTCTGGAACACCTGGTCGGTGGAAGGCTTCATTTCCGAAGGCCTGCAGCCGGCTGAACTCGGCTGGGGCACCCATGAAAACTGGATGCCGAAGAACGCCAAGAAGCACAAGAAGGGCTGCAAGGCCGCGATCTACCTGGAGCAGCCGGGCGCCAACACCCGCGTACGCACCTGGTGCCCGACCCCCGGCCCGCAATATGGTTTCCTCGTCACCCACAACGAGTCGATCTCGATTGCCGACTACTTCACCGTCGAGAAGGATGGCGAAGTCTCCTACCGTCCGACCTGCCATTACGCCTACCATCCGGCCAATGACGCCGTGCTTTCCCTGCACGAAATGTTCGGCAATGGCGGCACGGCACAGCCGGTCCTGCACGTCCTCGACGAGGACGAACTGGTCGAAGGCCTCGACGAACTCGGCGTACTGCTCTACGGCCACGACAAGAATGCCTACTGGTACGGTTCGCGCCTGTCGCTCGAGGAAACCCGCCGCATCGCGCCTTACCAGAACGCCACCGGCCTGCAGGTAACCTCCGCCGTTCTCGCCGGCATGGTCTGGGCTCTTGAAAACCCGAAGGCCGGCATCGTCGAAGCCGACGAGATGGACTACAAGCGCTGCCTCGAAGTGCAGTCGCCCTATCTCGGCCCGGTCGAGGGACACTACACCGACTGGACCCCGCTCGACGGTCGCCCGGGCCTCTTCCCGGAAGACATCGACGAGAAGGATCCCTGGCAGTTCAAGAACATTCTGGTTCGCTGA
- a CDS encoding alkaline phosphatase, which translates to MSKPDEQQQIELEAAAFRRLVAHLRERSDVQNIDMMNLAGFCRNCLSNWYLDASNKAGVELTRDESRELIYGMPYDEWKALHQKEASEAQKADFERNKPKE; encoded by the coding sequence ATGAGCAAGCCCGACGAACAGCAGCAGATCGAACTGGAAGCCGCAGCCTTCCGCCGCCTCGTTGCCCATCTGCGGGAACGCAGCGACGTCCAGAACATCGACATGATGAACCTGGCGGGATTTTGCCGCAATTGCCTGTCCAACTGGTATCTCGACGCCTCCAACAAGGCCGGCGTCGAATTGACCAGGGACGAATCCCGCGAACTCATCTACGGCATGCCCTACGATGAATGGAAAGCCCTTCACCAGAAGGAAGCAAGCGAGGCGCAGAAAGCCGATTTCGAGCGCAACAAGCCGAAGGAGTAA